A genome region from Sphingobium sp. CR2-8 includes the following:
- a CDS encoding sugar porter family MFS transporter: MNAKLFHGVLVGALAGLLFGFDTAVIAGTTEGIKAAFGLDAAGVGFTVSSALWGTLAGALLAGVPGDRYGARTSLKFIALLYVVSGIGCLLAWSWPALLLFRLMAGFAVGASSVLAPVYIAEIAPAEKRGMMVGAFQLNVVLGILVAYLSNYFVTSLNLGDLDWHVKFGVTALPALLLLGLMRTIPDSPRWLVAKGREDEAQRILTDLGVADVPGEISTYRRAEATAKAPRLSWIAHRRPMLLAIAIASFNQLSGINAILYYLNDIFAAAGFSGVSADRQAIVIGACNLLFTALALTVIDRIGRKTLLLIGSVGLTLALAGVAAIFSSGTHQGWLLWLLIGFIAFFAFSQGAVIWVYIAEIFPTDVRSRGQSLGSSVHWFMDAIIAMSFPLVAAHARALPFAVFAAMMALQFVVVLFFFPETKRRSLEAIGASMR; encoded by the coding sequence ATGAATGCAAAGCTTTTCCATGGCGTATTGGTGGGCGCGCTGGCCGGACTCCTGTTCGGATTCGATACGGCGGTCATTGCCGGCACCACGGAAGGCATAAAGGCAGCATTCGGCCTGGATGCGGCGGGCGTCGGCTTCACGGTGTCCAGCGCCTTGTGGGGTACGCTGGCGGGCGCATTGCTGGCCGGTGTTCCCGGCGATCGCTACGGCGCGCGTACTTCGCTGAAATTCATCGCCTTGCTCTATGTCGTTTCCGGCATCGGTTGCCTGCTGGCGTGGAGTTGGCCTGCACTGTTGCTTTTCCGCCTAATGGCCGGCTTTGCGGTCGGCGCGTCTTCGGTGCTGGCGCCGGTCTATATCGCGGAAATCGCGCCTGCTGAAAAGCGCGGCATGATGGTGGGCGCTTTCCAGTTGAACGTCGTTCTGGGCATCCTCGTCGCCTATCTCAGCAATTATTTCGTCACCAGCCTCAATCTTGGCGACCTCGACTGGCATGTGAAATTCGGCGTGACCGCGCTGCCCGCGCTGTTGCTTCTGGGCCTGATGCGCACCATTCCCGACAGCCCGCGCTGGCTGGTGGCCAAGGGTCGCGAGGATGAAGCGCAACGCATTCTGACCGATCTGGGCGTCGCGGACGTCCCCGGCGAAATCAGCACATACCGCCGGGCCGAAGCGACTGCCAAGGCGCCACGCCTCAGCTGGATCGCGCACCGCCGCCCGATGTTGCTGGCCATCGCCATTGCGTCTTTCAACCAGTTGTCGGGGATCAACGCGATCCTCTATTATCTCAACGATATCTTCGCCGCTGCCGGTTTCAGCGGCGTGTCAGCCGACCGGCAGGCGATCGTCATCGGCGCGTGCAATCTGCTGTTCACTGCGCTGGCACTGACGGTGATCGACCGGATCGGGCGCAAGACGCTGTTGCTGATCGGCTCGGTGGGTCTGACGCTGGCGCTGGCTGGCGTTGCGGCGATCTTCTCCAGCGGGACGCATCAGGGCTGGTTGCTGTGGCTGCTGATCGGCTTCATCGCCTTCTTCGCTTTCTCGCAAGGTGCGGTGATCTGGGTCTACATCGCGGAAATCTTTCCCACCGACGTCCGTTCGCGCGGCCAAAGCCTGGGTTCCTCGGTCCACTGGTTCATGGATGCGATCATCGCCATGTCCTTTCCGCTGGTCGCCGCCCATGCGCGCGCGCTGCCCTTTGCGGTGTTCGCGGCGATGATGGCGCTCCAGTTCGTCGTGGTGCTGTTCTTCTTCCCCGAAACCAAGCGGCGATCGCTGGAAGCCATCGGCGCGTCGATGCGATGA
- the fsa gene encoding fructose-6-phosphate aldolase, with protein MKFFVDTADTADIRDLAATGLLDGVTTNPSLIAKSGRKFLEVVEEICGIVDGPVSAEVVALDHATMMKEAEVLRKIADNVCIKVPLTIDGLKTCKALTDDGAMVNVTLCFSANQALLAAKAGASFISPFVGRHDDNGFDGMALIADIRLIYDNYGFDTEILVASVRHPIHVLEAARIGADVMTAPPSVIKMLSKHVLTDKGLEGFAADWAKTGQSIL; from the coding sequence GTGAAATTCTTCGTCGACACCGCCGACACCGCCGATATCCGCGATCTGGCCGCCACCGGCCTGCTGGATGGCGTGACCACCAACCCGTCGCTGATCGCCAAGTCGGGCCGCAAATTCCTGGAAGTGGTGGAGGAAATCTGCGGCATCGTGGACGGTCCCGTCTCCGCCGAAGTCGTCGCCCTCGACCATGCGACGATGATGAAGGAAGCCGAAGTCCTGCGGAAGATCGCCGACAATGTCTGCATCAAGGTGCCCCTGACGATCGACGGCCTCAAGACCTGCAAGGCGCTGACCGACGACGGTGCGATGGTCAACGTGACCCTGTGCTTCTCCGCCAACCAGGCGCTCCTTGCTGCGAAGGCGGGCGCGTCCTTCATCTCGCCCTTCGTCGGTCGTCATGACGACAATGGGTTCGACGGCATGGCGCTGATCGCCGACATCCGCCTCATCTACGACAATTATGGTTTCGACACCGAAATCCTGGTCGCGTCCGTCCGCCATCCCATCCATGTGCTGGAAGCGGCCCGCATCGGCGCGGACGTGATGACCGCGCCGCCTTCGGTCATCAAGATGCTGTCCAAGCATGTGCTGACCGACAAGGGCCTGGAAGGCTTCGCCGCCGACTGGGCGAAGACCGGCCAGAGCATCCTCTGA
- a CDS encoding TonB-dependent receptor domain-containing protein, with amino-acid sequence MINRFAALGGVSALALLTSTAALAQGAPEQEAQQAEQANAESDIVVTGSRIPTGGFNRPTPVTVTSTAQLNAAVPTTLGEALKQLPALSGSTGPRGAQTSSGQGGAYLNLRNLGSTRTLTLFDGRRFIPNDGSGQVDTNLFPQALVERVEVVTGGASAAYGSDAVGGVVNFIINKKFEGFKANLQAGITTFGDNGEQKAEFAYGTSLAGGRLHFLLSGEFFRNEGQDDRITRGFSRQSCGPISVPAGSGNASSRIFACDIRAANAAFGGLITAGPAGIAGSTFDANGNPVAFQYGSLRTGSTMVGGSGPITQFAPLIAGLEKRIGYTRLAYDLSDATSLFFEGNYGHTEVNYQVGSYSNQIGTTALRIQRDNAYLPAGWAARMPVGSTLTMGRYDTDLPRTHVNVVNETFRGVLGAEGSIFGDLKWNVYGEAARNERNLSLSNNLLQANYVNASDAVRNSSGQIVCRSTLTNPTNGCVPINVFGNNSVSPAALNYVTGTNTADQVFKEYVAAASIAGNPVTLWAGDLGFATGVEYRRQSFNQVVDPLSEAFNPVTNAEGAYRVGNAKAQSGKYNVKEAFLELNIPLAKDLPLIQDLNFNGAVRRTDYSTSGVVTTWKAGLTWQLFDDLRVRGTRSRDIRAPSLYELYQRGTTSYQPTVFDVITGTTATNVRSVVTGNRNLRPEIAQTLTFGFVYSPSFLRNFNLSVDFYDIKIKDAIASLSFQQTLEDCRNGSAESCAFVYRDASGVLTQIDVATKNLASFKTRGIDFEASYRVGADWLRDGAMLNTRLLGNYIDRYIQETPGVRPVDRAGQVGVAPHWRATGQVDLQMGRFSLFNQARYIGGGAFDKGTAATDLPQRNFKGQILVDTRVGAKVDMGGKDAEWYLSVTNVFNKLINPYVANSASGISDFDAIGRTFRVGVNFSL; translated from the coding sequence ATGATTAATCGCTTTGCCGCTTTGGGCGGCGTATCGGCGCTGGCCCTTTTGACAAGCACGGCCGCTCTGGCGCAGGGTGCGCCCGAGCAGGAGGCTCAACAGGCAGAACAGGCCAACGCCGAAAGCGACATCGTCGTTACGGGCAGTCGCATCCCTACCGGTGGCTTCAACCGTCCGACGCCTGTCACCGTCACCAGCACGGCCCAGTTGAATGCTGCCGTTCCCACCACGCTGGGTGAAGCACTCAAGCAGCTTCCGGCTCTTTCCGGGTCGACCGGGCCTCGCGGCGCGCAGACCTCCAGCGGTCAGGGCGGCGCCTATCTCAATCTTCGGAACCTGGGCAGCACACGTACGCTGACGCTGTTCGACGGCCGCCGCTTCATCCCGAACGACGGTAGCGGTCAGGTGGACACCAACCTGTTCCCGCAGGCGCTGGTCGAGCGGGTCGAAGTCGTTACCGGCGGCGCATCTGCGGCTTATGGATCGGACGCGGTGGGCGGCGTCGTCAACTTCATCATCAACAAGAAGTTCGAAGGCTTCAAGGCGAACCTGCAAGCAGGTATCACCACCTTTGGTGACAATGGCGAGCAGAAGGCGGAATTCGCCTATGGCACCAGCCTGGCCGGCGGTCGGCTCCATTTCCTGCTGAGCGGCGAATTTTTTCGCAACGAAGGGCAGGATGATCGTATCACGCGTGGCTTCTCGCGCCAGAGCTGTGGTCCGATTTCCGTACCGGCAGGATCGGGCAACGCCTCTTCGCGCATCTTTGCCTGCGACATTCGCGCAGCCAATGCGGCCTTTGGCGGGCTGATCACCGCAGGCCCGGCGGGCATCGCAGGATCGACGTTCGATGCCAACGGCAATCCCGTCGCTTTCCAATATGGTTCGTTGCGCACCGGTTCCACCATGGTCGGCGGCAGTGGCCCGATCACCCAGTTTGCGCCGCTCATTGCCGGGCTGGAAAAGCGGATTGGCTATACACGTCTGGCTTATGATCTGAGCGATGCCACCAGCCTGTTCTTCGAGGGCAATTACGGCCATACGGAGGTCAACTACCAGGTTGGTTCCTATTCCAACCAAATCGGCACCACGGCGTTGCGGATCCAGCGCGACAACGCCTATCTGCCCGCCGGCTGGGCCGCGCGGATGCCGGTCGGGTCGACGCTGACCATGGGCCGTTATGACACCGACCTGCCGCGCACCCATGTCAACGTCGTCAATGAAACCTTCCGTGGCGTGCTGGGCGCCGAAGGTTCCATATTCGGCGACCTCAAGTGGAATGTGTATGGTGAGGCGGCGCGCAACGAACGTAACCTGTCGCTGTCCAACAACCTGCTCCAGGCCAATTATGTGAATGCCTCAGATGCGGTACGCAACAGCAGCGGCCAGATCGTCTGTCGCTCGACGCTGACCAATCCGACCAACGGATGCGTGCCGATCAACGTATTCGGCAACAATTCCGTGTCCCCGGCCGCGCTGAACTATGTCACCGGCACCAACACCGCCGATCAGGTGTTCAAGGAATATGTCGCTGCCGCATCGATCGCAGGGAACCCCGTTACCCTGTGGGCTGGCGATCTGGGCTTTGCCACTGGCGTCGAATATCGTCGGCAGAGCTTCAACCAGGTGGTCGATCCCCTGTCGGAAGCCTTCAATCCCGTCACCAATGCCGAAGGCGCCTATCGCGTCGGCAATGCCAAGGCGCAGAGCGGCAAATATAATGTGAAGGAAGCCTTCCTGGAGCTGAACATTCCGTTGGCAAAGGATTTGCCGCTGATTCAGGATTTGAACTTCAACGGTGCGGTTCGTCGTACCGATTACAGCACCAGCGGCGTAGTCACCACATGGAAGGCCGGCCTTACCTGGCAATTGTTCGACGACCTGCGTGTTCGCGGCACCCGCTCGCGTGATATTCGCGCGCCCAGCCTGTACGAACTCTACCAGCGCGGTACGACCAGCTATCAGCCGACCGTATTTGACGTGATCACCGGCACGACGGCGACCAATGTCCGCTCCGTCGTCACCGGCAACCGCAATCTGCGTCCGGAAATTGCCCAGACGCTGACCTTTGGTTTCGTCTATTCGCCATCGTTCCTGCGCAACTTCAACCTGTCGGTCGATTTCTACGACATCAAGATCAAGGACGCGATCGCTTCCCTGTCCTTCCAGCAGACACTGGAAGACTGTAGAAATGGCAGCGCGGAATCATGCGCCTTTGTCTATCGTGATGCCAGCGGGGTGCTGACGCAGATCGACGTGGCGACCAAGAACCTCGCTTCGTTCAAGACGCGCGGCATCGATTTCGAGGCAAGCTATCGCGTTGGTGCCGACTGGCTGCGCGATGGCGCAATGCTCAACACCCGCCTGTTGGGCAATTATATCGACCGCTATATCCAGGAAACACCCGGTGTCAGGCCAGTGGATCGCGCGGGCCAGGTCGGCGTAGCGCCGCATTGGCGCGCCACGGGTCAGGTCGACCTGCAGATGGGCCGCTTCTCGCTGTTCAATCAGGCCCGGTATATTGGCGGCGGCGCATTCGACAAGGGTACGGCGGCAACCGACCTGCCGCAGCGCAACTTCAAGGGTCAGATTTTGGTCGATACCCGCGTGGGGGCGAAGGTCGACATGGGTGGCAAGGATGCCGAATGGTATCTGAGCGTGACCAATGTCTTCAACAAGCTGATAAACCCCTATGTCGCGAACAGCGCATCTGGCATTTCCGACTTCGATGCGATCGGTCGGACCTTCCGCGTCGGCGTGAATTTCTCGCTCTGA
- a CDS encoding mannonate dehydratase, with translation MDRRTFILASGTMLPMALGSGAADGAGAKPVKSARPSAVHPYLMKLGCQSMPSSDAHFADFARFGVTNICARATVADGRAYPTVDELVALRKMAERHGLSLDMLHPEMLDSTHIDREKRPAIMLGGPDRDRDIEAFATTLRNCAKAGIPAVKYNMSMLGVLRTDPVPGRGGSHYFGWDESKAKPATPLTRAGVVDADLFWERITYFLDRIVPVANETKVRIACHPQDPGTPPGGYQGITNVLGTVEGLQRFVQINESPYHGLNFCQGSVCENLTDPARQIFDVIRWFGSRKKIFNVHFRNIQGHRGKFNESFPDEGDIDMVKALQVYAEVGYDGMIMPDHVPGMDDPQVVNGQPVWTPRAENFAFCYGYIRGLLQSAQRLS, from the coding sequence ATGGACCGCAGGACATTCATATTAGCTTCGGGCACGATGCTGCCCATGGCTTTGGGGTCGGGTGCTGCCGATGGTGCAGGCGCCAAGCCAGTGAAATCCGCGCGCCCGTCGGCTGTCCATCCCTATCTGATGAAGCTGGGCTGCCAGAGCATGCCATCGTCCGATGCGCATTTCGCCGACTTCGCCCGGTTCGGCGTCACCAATATCTGCGCCCGCGCAACCGTTGCCGATGGTCGCGCCTATCCCACGGTCGATGAACTGGTGGCGCTACGCAAAATGGCGGAGCGTCATGGCCTTAGCCTTGACATGTTGCATCCCGAAATGCTGGATTCGACCCATATCGACAGGGAGAAGCGCCCCGCCATCATGCTGGGCGGCCCAGATCGCGATCGCGATATCGAAGCCTTTGCAACGACGTTACGCAACTGCGCCAAGGCCGGTATCCCTGCGGTCAAATATAATATGAGCATGCTCGGTGTGCTTCGCACCGATCCGGTCCCTGGCCGGGGCGGCTCGCATTATTTCGGCTGGGATGAGTCAAAGGCCAAGCCCGCGACCCCGTTGACCCGCGCAGGGGTGGTCGACGCCGACCTTTTCTGGGAGCGCATCACCTATTTTCTGGACCGCATCGTGCCGGTCGCCAATGAAACGAAGGTCCGCATCGCCTGTCATCCCCAGGATCCGGGCACGCCGCCCGGCGGCTATCAGGGCATTACCAACGTCTTGGGGACCGTGGAGGGGCTGCAACGCTTCGTCCAGATCAATGAAAGCCCCTATCATGGGCTCAATTTCTGTCAGGGTTCCGTGTGCGAGAATCTGACCGATCCTGCCAGGCAGATTTTCGATGTGATCCGCTGGTTCGGGTCGCGTAAGAAGATCTTCAACGTCCATTTCCGCAACATTCAGGGTCATCGGGGCAAGTTCAACGAGAGCTTTCCGGACGAAGGCGACATCGACATGGTCAAGGCGCTGCAGGTCTATGCCGAGGTCGGCTATGACGGCATGATCATGCCTGACCATGTCCCGGGCATGGACGACCCCCAGGTCGTCAATGGCCAACCCGTCTGGACGCCGCGCGCCGAAAACTTCGCCTTTTGTTACGGCTATATTCGCGGGCTGCTGCAATCAGCCCAGCGTCTTTCCTGA
- a CDS encoding glycoside hydrolase family 2 TIM barrel-domain containing protein → MSGIERSVYLIAAPQARIDDIFAKPGLSADYRDGTLEVALKPSAAAKGLTARMTVRDGDAILLTQSAKVSGATLSMTGTVPAVRPWTAETPNLYTLLVELLDRHGKVVQATSQRIGFRTVAIKDGMVTVNGRPIFIRGVNRHEHDPETFHVISEESMRRDIELMKRNNVNALRTSHYPNDERIYALADEYGLYVMDEANIESHEYLSAANKAKDDAKFMLGYDPAWEGAHVSRVLNMVERDKNHPSVIFWSLGNEAGVGPSFAKAAAAARALDPSRLISFLGWSQTSNHRPLPYSDIYAPMYHSIDQMLDYAAHREHKQPMIQCEYAHMQGNSGGNFKDYWDAIYAHPDRLQGGFIWDWVEQSIYRYTKDGRRYWGDGSAFGDNPRGEIEFGDGLLQSDRTPNPQLFEVQKVYSPIQFSASDAASGRITVLNRHDFRDLSGFDFDWQLDEDGVTIASGKLSGINAAARGSGEFAVPLPANPRKAGAEYLLTVRALAKEGSIPLVKTGTVVGWEQFALGAVPVPAEPPRAGKVTLSLEDGRLVLKAGVTTLTIDRATGLISDYASGGTTLLSGGAPNFTRALTDNDAGTRKPEWNKLWEDMSSKRQLQSLTTAQGRDGASVTVRYLMGEGQVAFATRYSLAGDGSLKVEGDFKPLKSDLPDPLRIGFGFATTGGFQTVTWYGRGPHESYADRKTSAMIALWRGALADQHHDFIRPQESGTKTDVRWMQLSGGNGPNLHIAGPKPLTMNALPFPYEDLSRREPGTRKSTDIVPQATGSLMVDAIQSGVGGDTTWNDPGRALPQYRVPLTPRHFEFRLSPTTKAEDGQARPAKATITP, encoded by the coding sequence GTGTCGGGGATCGAGCGGTCGGTCTATCTGATCGCGGCGCCCCAGGCCCGGATCGACGACATCTTCGCCAAGCCCGGTTTGAGCGCCGACTATCGCGACGGCACGCTGGAAGTGGCGCTGAAACCCTCCGCCGCTGCAAAGGGGCTGACGGCGCGCATGACCGTGCGGGATGGCGACGCCATCCTGCTGACGCAGAGCGCGAAAGTCAGTGGCGCGACGCTGTCGATGACCGGCACGGTTCCAGCGGTCAGGCCGTGGACGGCCGAGACGCCCAACCTCTACACGCTGCTGGTCGAATTGCTCGACCGGCATGGCAAGGTGGTGCAAGCCACATCGCAGCGCATCGGCTTCCGCACGGTAGCGATCAAGGACGGCATGGTGACCGTGAACGGTCGCCCGATCTTCATCCGCGGCGTCAACCGACATGAGCATGACCCGGAAACATTCCATGTCATCTCCGAAGAATCCATGCGCCGCGACATCGAACTGATGAAGCGCAACAATGTGAATGCGCTGCGCACCTCGCACTATCCCAATGACGAGCGCATCTATGCGCTGGCCGACGAATATGGCCTTTACGTCATGGATGAGGCGAATATCGAGAGTCATGAATATCTGTCGGCCGCCAACAAGGCGAAGGACGATGCGAAATTCATGCTCGGTTATGACCCCGCATGGGAGGGTGCTCATGTCAGCCGCGTGCTCAACATGGTGGAGCGCGACAAGAACCATCCCTCCGTCATTTTCTGGTCGCTGGGGAATGAAGCGGGCGTCGGTCCCAGCTTCGCGAAGGCCGCCGCTGCGGCGCGCGCGCTGGACCCCAGCCGCCTGATCTCCTTCCTGGGCTGGAGCCAGACCAGCAATCACCGTCCGCTGCCCTATTCCGATATTTACGCGCCCATGTATCACAGCATCGACCAGATGCTGGATTATGCCGCGCACCGCGAACATAAGCAGCCGATGATCCAATGCGAATATGCCCATATGCAGGGCAATTCGGGTGGCAATTTCAAGGACTATTGGGACGCCATCTACGCCCATCCCGACCGGTTGCAGGGCGGTTTCATCTGGGACTGGGTGGAACAGTCCATCTATCGCTATACCAAGGACGGTCGGCGTTATTGGGGCGATGGCAGCGCATTTGGCGATAATCCGCGCGGCGAGATCGAGTTTGGCGACGGACTGCTCCAGTCCGACCGTACCCCCAATCCGCAGCTGTTCGAGGTGCAGAAAGTCTATTCGCCGATTCAGTTCAGCGCGTCCGATGCCGCCAGCGGCCGGATCACGGTGCTGAACCGGCATGACTTCCGGGATTTAAGCGGTTTCGACTTCGACTGGCAGTTGGATGAGGATGGCGTGACCATCGCGTCCGGCAAATTGTCGGGCATAAACGCTGCGGCGCGCGGTAGTGGCGAATTTGCGGTCCCGCTGCCCGCGAACCCACGTAAGGCGGGTGCGGAATATCTGCTGACGGTCCGCGCTCTGGCGAAGGAAGGCAGCATCCCGTTGGTCAAGACAGGGACCGTCGTGGGCTGGGAGCAATTTGCTCTTGGCGCGGTGCCCGTGCCTGCCGAACCGCCGCGTGCGGGTAAGGTCACGCTCAGCCTGGAGGACGGGCGACTGGTGTTGAAGGCGGGGGTCACGACGCTCACCATCGACCGGGCGACCGGCCTGATTTCAGACTATGCTTCGGGCGGCACGACTTTGCTATCCGGCGGGGCGCCCAACTTTACGCGGGCGCTGACAGACAATGATGCGGGCACACGCAAGCCTGAATGGAACAAGCTGTGGGAGGATATGTCGAGCAAGCGACAGCTCCAATCGCTGACAACCGCGCAGGGCCGGGATGGCGCTTCGGTCACCGTGCGATACCTGATGGGCGAAGGACAGGTGGCGTTTGCGACCCGCTACTCGCTGGCGGGCGACGGCAGCCTGAAGGTGGAGGGCGACTTCAAGCCATTGAAGTCCGATCTGCCCGACCCGCTGCGCATCGGCTTTGGCTTTGCCACCACCGGCGGTTTCCAGACGGTCACCTGGTATGGGCGCGGGCCGCATGAAAGCTATGCCGACCGCAAGACCAGCGCGATGATCGCCCTGTGGCGTGGCGCGCTGGCCGACCAGCATCATGACTTCATCCGTCCGCAGGAAAGCGGGACCAAGACCGACGTGCGTTGGATGCAGCTATCGGGCGGCAATGGGCCGAACCTGCATATTGCGGGACCAAAGCCGCTCACCATGAACGCCCTGCCCTTCCCGTATGAGGATCTGTCGCGGCGCGAGCCAGGCACGCGCAAGAGTACGGATATCGTACCGCAGGCGACTGGGTCGCTGATGGTGGACGCGATCCAGTCGGGCGTTGGCGGCGACACGACATGGAATGATCCGGGCCGCGCCCTGCCGCAATATCGGGTGCCGCTGACCCCGCGCCATTTCGAATTTCGCCTCAGCCCGACCACCAAGGCGGAGGACGGACAGGCGCGGCCCGCAAAGGCCACCATCACCCCATGA
- a CDS encoding ROK family protein has product MTIYGAIEAGGTKFVCGIGNADSGSIETVTIPTRDPDSTFADVASFFQRVQHHGAIEGIGIGSFGPVELRTTSDRYGQILATPKRQWDGADMVARTRAILDVPVVIDTDVNAAALAEAAAAGSHISQLAYVTVGTGIGIGLVSGGQPVHGVGHPEAGHILPRRHPMHEGFAGVCPFHGDCLEGLASGPAVSAVWGETPSHFPDDHPFWEVESYYLSQLCVTLFLTMAPERIVLGGGVMKQQRLFPLIHARTAELLAGYFSAATSAEAMAQRIVPPVCVEPPGLIGAYLLAERQAM; this is encoded by the coding sequence ATGACCATCTACGGCGCCATCGAAGCGGGCGGAACGAAGTTTGTTTGCGGAATTGGTAACGCTGATTCCGGGTCGATCGAGACAGTGACGATCCCGACACGCGATCCAGACTCGACCTTTGCCGATGTCGCTTCCTTTTTCCAGCGAGTGCAACACCATGGGGCGATCGAGGGGATCGGCATCGGCAGCTTCGGACCGGTGGAGTTGCGTACGACATCCGATCGATACGGCCAAATATTGGCGACACCTAAACGGCAATGGGATGGCGCGGACATGGTCGCGCGTACGAGGGCGATCCTCGATGTCCCTGTCGTGATCGACACGGATGTAAACGCCGCCGCCCTTGCCGAGGCCGCTGCGGCTGGGTCACATATCTCCCAGTTGGCGTATGTCACCGTGGGCACAGGGATAGGCATTGGCCTCGTCAGTGGTGGGCAGCCCGTCCATGGGGTCGGCCATCCCGAAGCGGGGCATATCCTGCCACGTCGGCATCCGATGCATGAGGGATTTGCGGGCGTCTGTCCCTTCCATGGCGATTGTCTGGAGGGTCTGGCCAGCGGGCCGGCCGTGTCCGCGGTTTGGGGTGAGACGCCATCGCACTTCCCAGACGATCATCCTTTCTGGGAAGTCGAATCATATTATCTGTCGCAGCTTTGCGTGACGCTGTTCCTCACGATGGCGCCGGAGCGGATCGTGCTGGGCGGCGGCGTCATGAAGCAGCAGCGCCTGTTTCCATTGATCCATGCGCGCACCGCCGAGTTGCTCGCCGGCTATTTCAGCGCCGCCACAAGCGCCGAAGCGATGGCGCAAAGAATTGTGCCGCCTGTCTGTGTCGAGCCGCCGGGGCTGATTGGCGCCTATCTTCTGGCGGAACGGCAGGCGATGTAA
- a CDS encoding family 43 glycosylhydrolase → MLARIVPLSLLALATMAVAQDGGAFKPGARNPLIPGTFADPSIVHYKGEWFVFATMDPWGGETLGLWRSRNFRDWTFSTPNWPTKTAATSPTSNKSRVWAPSVVRGRDGRFWMYVSVGSEVWVGVADDPGGPWRDANGGKPLIPGNAKPGYHMIDAEAFVDDDGQAYLYWGSGLNWVNGRCFVVKLKPDMVTFDGEPKDVTPAHYFEAPFMVKRGGHYFLTYSWGNTTKDTYQVRYAVGTSPMGPFMEPDDRALLETDAAKQIISPGHHAVFRAGGKDFILYHRQALPFPSADGQVLRQIAVDRLIVQGDRLKAVVPTHEGPDVPGAAKRRGKALPYALAASTGKADLAGDDNYATGWTSAAGASWLQADAGRSRMIGRSQIRLADPNKAIRYRLSVSGDGQAWYPVGGMKEAKGSPIILPAAGRGRYARLDFDQPVSILEWSFLP, encoded by the coding sequence ATGCTCGCACGGATTGTGCCGTTGTCGCTGCTAGCGCTCGCGACGATGGCCGTTGCGCAGGATGGCGGCGCGTTCAAGCCGGGCGCGCGCAATCCGTTGATCCCCGGCACCTTCGCCGATCCGTCGATCGTGCATTACAAAGGGGAATGGTTCGTCTTCGCGACGATGGACCCGTGGGGCGGCGAGACGCTGGGCCTGTGGCGTTCACGCAATTTTCGCGACTGGACCTTCTCCACGCCCAACTGGCCGACCAAGACGGCCGCGACCAGCCCGACTTCCAACAAGAGCCGGGTCTGGGCGCCTTCGGTCGTGCGTGGCCGGGATGGCCGCTTCTGGATGTATGTCTCGGTCGGCAGCGAAGTGTGGGTGGGCGTAGCCGATGATCCCGGCGGGCCGTGGCGTGATGCCAATGGCGGCAAACCGCTGATCCCCGGCAACGCCAAACCCGGCTATCACATGATCGATGCCGAGGCGTTCGTGGACGATGACGGGCAGGCCTATCTTTATTGGGGGTCGGGGCTGAACTGGGTCAACGGTCGCTGCTTCGTCGTGAAGCTGAAGCCCGACATGGTGACTTTCGATGGCGAGCCCAAGGATGTGACCCCCGCGCATTATTTCGAAGCGCCCTTCATGGTGAAGCGTGGCGGCCATTATTTCCTGACCTATAGCTGGGGCAATACGACGAAGGACACCTATCAGGTCCGTTACGCGGTCGGCACGTCGCCGATGGGACCGTTCATGGAGCCGGACGACCGGGCGCTGCTGGAAACGGATGCGGCCAAGCAGATCATCAGCCCCGGCCACCATGCGGTATTTCGTGCAGGCGGCAAGGATTTCATCCTCTACCATCGGCAAGCATTGCCTTTCCCTTCGGCGGACGGTCAGGTGCTGCGGCAGATCGCGGTCGACCGGCTGATCGTGCAGGGGGATCGCCTGAAGGCGGTCGTGCCGACCCATGAGGGTCCAGATGTGCCGGGGGCAGCGAAGCGGAGGGGCAAAGCGCTGCCCTATGCGCTGGCTGCTTCGACCGGGAAAGCGGACCTGGCGGGCGACGATAATTATGCGACCGGTTGGACCTCCGCTGCCGGGGCGTCCTGGCTTCAGGCCGATGCAGGCCGCAGCCGCATGATCGGCCGCAGCCAAATCCGCCTCGCCGATCCGAATAAAGCGATTCGCTATCGTCTGAGCGTTTCAGGCGATGGACAGGCATGGTATCCCGTCGGCGGTATGAAGGAGGCCAAGGGGTCGCCGATCATTCTGCCCGCCGCAGGCCGCGGTCGCTATGCGCGGCTGGATTTCGACCAGCCCGTCTCAATCCTCGAATGGAGTTTTCTGCCATAA